The Methanothrix soehngenii GP6 genome has a window encoding:
- a CDS encoding ZPR1 zinc finger domain-containing protein, producing the protein MNLTTNANCPVCSAQMQFSWETQDIPYFGEAMLIAGVCECGFRHSDTILLTQKEPVRNTLVVETIEDLNVRVIRSSSGTIRVPELGVDVEPGYASDSYVSNVEGVLDRIEEIVCFATSQARAADNQDGARRGEEILESIALARKGEFPITLIIEDPLGNSAIASEKVKVSPLTDEDMARLQTGIMLLEV; encoded by the coding sequence TTGAATCTCACGACCAATGCCAACTGCCCTGTATGCTCTGCCCAGATGCAGTTCTCTTGGGAGACGCAGGATATACCATATTTCGGCGAGGCCATGCTTATCGCCGGGGTCTGCGAATGCGGCTTTCGGCATAGCGATACCATTCTTTTGACCCAGAAGGAGCCGGTGAGAAATACCCTGGTGGTGGAGACAATAGAAGATCTGAACGTCAGGGTCATTCGCTCATCAAGCGGAACGATTCGAGTGCCAGAGCTTGGGGTGGACGTAGAGCCGGGGTATGCCTCCGACTCATATGTCTCCAACGTGGAAGGGGTGCTGGACCGAATCGAAGAGATAGTCTGTTTTGCCACCTCCCAGGCCCGGGCGGCAGATAACCAGGATGGCGCTCGGAGAGGAGAAGAGATCCTGGAGAGCATCGCCCTCGCTCGCAAAGGAGAGTTTCCCATAACCCTGATCATCGAGGATCCACTGGGGAACAGCGCCATAGCCTCAGAAAAGGTGAAAGTATCGCCCCTGACGGATGAGGACATGGCCCGCCTCCAGACAGGCATCATGCTTTTGGAAGTCTGA
- a CDS encoding methanogenesis marker 12 protein produces the protein MFLGVDHGTTAIRFASEKGSIYELSRSSAADLSYEQILSRIEESLGPERVDLVALSYSMGDGLTRIVRLEDALNRGLISQDGAGLHQGGGTQVFEAIRASGWPAILLPGIHRASRIDPRFRVFSHGMSPEKVGLAYGVFRQGSSSFIVCDASSNTVSFAVLRGEIVAAIDAPIFAPGLLQGPLDVQAIRDVDSGKLTANQAFNWGGILSKMKRMGLDQCSPEERHLAMETLALFAAMEMAALLVLCRDRGLECPQLFLAGSPAREIEPRVSAHLDRRVVPLERSAAAQGCARIAEDVFAGKENILGIAVDERVRAGKEG, from the coding sequence ATGTTCTTAGGCGTAGACCACGGCACCACAGCTATCAGGTTTGCCAGTGAAAAGGGCTCAATCTATGAGCTCTCGCGCAGCTCGGCCGCTGATCTTTCTTACGAGCAGATATTATCCCGGATTGAAGAGAGCCTGGGACCGGAAAGGGTGGACCTGGTTGCCCTCTCCTACTCCATGGGCGACGGCCTGACCAGGATCGTCCGGCTCGAGGACGCACTTAACCGGGGGCTGATAAGTCAGGATGGTGCGGGCTTGCACCAGGGTGGTGGGACCCAGGTCTTCGAGGCCATCAGGGCCTCAGGCTGGCCGGCCATACTTCTGCCCGGAATTCATCGCGCAAGCAGAATAGATCCCAGATTTCGGGTATTCAGCCACGGCATGAGCCCGGAGAAGGTGGGCCTCGCCTATGGGGTTTTCCGGCAGGGCAGCTCCAGCTTCATCGTATGCGACGCCAGCTCCAATACCGTCAGCTTCGCCGTGCTGAGGGGCGAGATCGTGGCAGCCATAGATGCACCTATCTTCGCACCCGGCCTCTTGCAGGGTCCCCTGGACGTTCAGGCGATAAGAGATGTCGACTCCGGAAAGCTGACCGCAAACCAGGCCTTCAACTGGGGGGGGATCCTCTCCAAGATGAAAAGGATGGGGCTTGATCAATGCTCCCCGGAGGAGCGCCATCTGGCCATGGAGACCCTCGCCCTCTTCGCTGCCATGGAGATGGCTGCCCTTCTGGTCCTCTGCCGCGACCGGGGTCTTGAGTGTCCCCAGCTCTTCCTGGCCGGAAGCCCGGCAAGGGAGATCGAGCCCCGGGTATCCGCCCATCTGGATAGAAGGGTCGTCCCTCTGGAGAGATCGGCGGCTGCTCAGGGCTGCGCCAGGATAGCAGAGGATGTATTCGCCGGAAAGGAGAATATCCTGGGAATTGCCGTCGATGAGAGGGTCAGGGCAGGAAAGGAAGGTTGA
- a CDS encoding F420-dependent methylenetetrahydromethanopterin dehydrogenase → MFKIGFVKLGNIATSTAIDLSLDEIAERTDIEFKIISFGPKMTEKEGKGAEELKAWQPQLVVISSPNAATAGPTAAREAYRGIPTIIISDGPSKKEAREALSAEGYGYIILPMDPLIGAKREFLDPAEMALFNSDALRVLAACGAIRLVEEELDRTIASIISGQAKLPTILATPEKCAERMHFSNPYAQAKAMGALYMAQTVASIDAAACFRLKELKPIALTAAAGHEVMRAAARLADEARELEKSNDTVSRQPHARTGELMQKLSLLDKPEKI, encoded by the coding sequence ATGTTCAAGATCGGCTTTGTGAAGCTGGGAAACATAGCCACATCTACGGCTATCGATCTATCCCTGGATGAGATCGCAGAGAGAACGGATATAGAGTTCAAGATCATCAGCTTCGGGCCCAAGATGACTGAGAAGGAAGGGAAGGGTGCAGAAGAGCTGAAGGCCTGGCAGCCTCAACTGGTGGTTATCAGCAGCCCCAATGCTGCTACCGCAGGCCCCACCGCCGCCCGGGAGGCGTACCGTGGCATTCCAACTATCATCATCTCCGACGGTCCGAGCAAAAAGGAGGCAAGAGAGGCTCTATCAGCCGAAGGCTACGGCTACATCATTCTTCCCATGGATCCCCTCATCGGAGCGAAGAGGGAGTTCCTTGATCCAGCGGAGATGGCACTCTTCAACTCCGATGCCCTGCGCGTCCTGGCCGCCTGCGGAGCCATCCGTCTGGTGGAGGAGGAACTGGACAGGACCATAGCCAGCATCATCTCCGGACAGGCCAAGCTGCCCACAATTCTTGCCACCCCGGAGAAGTGCGCCGAGAGAATGCACTTCTCTAATCCCTATGCCCAGGCCAAAGCGATGGGCGCCCTTTATATGGCTCAGACTGTTGCCAGCATAGATGCCGCAGCCTGCTTCCGCTTAAAGGAGCTGAAGCCGATCGCCCTCACCGCTGCAGCAGGGCACGAGGTCATGCGGGCTGCTGCCCGTCTGGCTGATGAGGCCAGAGAGTTGGAAAAGTCGAATGATACCGTTTCTCGCCAACCCCATGCCAGAACGGGAGAGCTCATGCAAAAGCTGAGCCTATTGGATAAGCCGGAGAAGATCTAG
- the cofD gene encoding 2-phospho-L-lactate transferase, which produces MLVLSGGTGTPKLLRGLKELVLPQELSVAVNTAEDLWISGNYISPDIDSVLYTLADMIDEKRWWGIKGDRTLTHDFLLMMGVDEKLTIGDKDRAVHIFRSNLLRRGVKLSLTTEAIANALGVMQRVVPMTDDIVSTVIGTPEGMMHFQDFWASLKGRPRVESVTFTGLEEALPCQGFLDLLEREETVIIGPSNPVTSIGPILALAGVRDRLKKKKVVAISPFVGNKPVSGPAAKLMEARGVPASDEGVAALLGKVDIFVVDGKSDYTGDCVRMKTLMRTKNESLAMAKGLLDLIGCS; this is translated from the coding sequence ATGCTGGTCTTAAGCGGAGGCACAGGAACCCCCAAGCTCCTGAGAGGCTTAAAGGAGCTCGTTTTGCCCCAAGAGCTCTCTGTTGCGGTGAACACCGCCGAAGACCTCTGGATTTCTGGAAACTATATATCGCCAGATATTGATTCCGTCCTTTATACCCTGGCGGATATGATCGATGAGAAGCGATGGTGGGGCATTAAGGGGGACCGGACATTAACCCACGACTTCCTCCTCATGATGGGAGTGGACGAGAAGCTGACCATTGGGGACAAGGACCGGGCAGTGCACATATTTCGCTCCAATCTCCTCCGCCGGGGAGTCAAGCTCAGCCTGACCACAGAAGCCATAGCCAATGCCCTGGGGGTCATGCAGAGGGTGGTCCCCATGACCGATGACATCGTATCCACGGTTATCGGCACTCCAGAGGGGATGATGCACTTTCAGGACTTTTGGGCGAGCCTCAAGGGAAGGCCGAGGGTCGAATCCGTGACCTTCACCGGATTGGAAGAGGCCCTCCCCTGCCAGGGATTCCTGGATCTCTTGGAGAGGGAGGAGACCGTCATCATCGGTCCAAGCAATCCGGTCACCAGCATCGGTCCAATCCTCGCCCTTGCCGGGGTGCGAGATCGCCTGAAGAAAAAGAAGGTAGTGGCCATAAGCCCGTTTGTAGGAAATAAGCCCGTTAGCGGCCCGGCAGCAAAGCTCATGGAGGCCCGGGGAGTTCCGGCCAGCGATGAAGGAGTGGCAGCACTTTTGGGCAAGGTAGACATCTTTGTGGTCGACGGAAAGAGCGACTACACTGGGGACTGCGTGCGCATGAAAACCCTTATGAGGACAAAAAATGAGAGTCTGGCAATGGCGAAAGGCTTGCTGGATTTGATCGGATGTTCTTAG
- a CDS encoding UPF0179 family protein, whose protein sequence is MSEASTQITLIGTKLASIGMEFTFMGPTPECESCKLRNTCINLEPRRRYRVLGTRGELVHECPIHEAGVRAVEVAESPIIAAFDARKAFPGSKIVFEAMKCDDYNCSMYDICHPIGLKDGEKCTIVEVVGEAPEDCPRGNILKLVEFRR, encoded by the coding sequence ATGTCCGAAGCATCTACCCAAATCACATTGATTGGAACAAAGCTTGCCAGCATTGGCATGGAGTTCACCTTCATGGGCCCCACTCCCGAATGCGAATCCTGCAAGCTGAGGAATACCTGCATCAATCTGGAGCCGAGGAGGCGCTACCGGGTGCTGGGAACGCGCGGAGAGCTGGTGCATGAGTGCCCCATTCATGAGGCAGGAGTCAGGGCAGTGGAGGTAGCAGAAAGCCCAATAATTGCGGCCTTCGATGCCAGAAAGGCATTCCCCGGATCCAAGATCGTATTTGAGGCCATGAAATGCGATGACTATAATTGCAGCATGTACGATATATGCCATCCCATCGGGCTGAAGGATGGAGAAAAGTGCACCATTGTAGAGGTGGTGGGTGAGGCGCCGGAGGACTGCCCCCGGGGGAATATCTTGAAGCTGGTGGAGTTTCGCCGATAG
- the cofG gene encoding 7,8-didemethyl-8-hydroxy-5-deazariboflavin synthase subunit CofG, whose protein sequence is MKLITYSKNIFLPVTNLCRNRCQYCSFRRNLDEAHLISRSAAQQLLEEGRDHGCSEALFTLGERPEEVEGFHLMLAGEGREDLLGYLVELCELAIEHDLLPHTNAGLLSEEDLATLQPYNASMGLMLESCAKLDAHEQSPGKNPELRLKHIARAGRLHIPFTTGILVGIGESWQDRIQSIQAISRLHDEHGHIQEVIVQPFDPKPGTAMSTHPRPEREDLVRTVRLARELLPREVAVQVPPNLADPLPLIEAGADDLGGISPITRDEINPNSSWPREEELKRSLFAYELKERLPVYPRFIRRGWHGSKTRRLTAALASEDGLRRKSISSREWW, encoded by the coding sequence ATGAAGCTGATAACTTACAGCAAAAATATTTTTTTGCCCGTCACCAACCTCTGCCGCAACCGCTGCCAATACTGCTCTTTTCGAAGAAACCTGGATGAGGCCCATCTGATCAGCCGGTCTGCTGCCCAGCAACTTTTGGAAGAGGGGCGAGATCATGGCTGCTCCGAGGCCCTATTCACCCTGGGAGAGAGGCCGGAGGAGGTGGAAGGCTTTCATCTGATGCTGGCAGGAGAGGGCAGAGAGGACCTTTTGGGCTACCTGGTAGAGCTTTGCGAGCTGGCGATAGAGCATGATCTTCTGCCTCATACCAACGCCGGGCTCCTCTCAGAAGAGGACCTGGCCACCTTGCAGCCCTATAATGCCTCCATGGGGCTGATGCTGGAGAGCTGTGCCAAACTCGACGCTCATGAGCAATCTCCCGGCAAGAATCCGGAGCTGCGCCTTAAGCATATTGCCAGGGCGGGCAGGCTGCATATCCCCTTTACCACCGGCATTTTAGTGGGCATAGGAGAGAGCTGGCAGGACAGAATCCAATCCATTCAGGCCATATCCCGACTTCATGATGAGCATGGCCATATTCAAGAGGTCATTGTGCAGCCCTTCGACCCCAAGCCGGGAACTGCCATGTCAACCCATCCCCGGCCCGAGCGGGAGGATCTGGTCCGGACGGTAAGACTTGCCCGCGAGCTACTCCCTCGAGAGGTAGCGGTCCAGGTCCCGCCCAACCTGGCTGACCCTCTGCCCCTGATAGAGGCAGGAGCGGACGATCTGGGGGGGATCAGTCCCATAACCCGAGATGAGATAAATCCAAATAGCTCCTGGCCGAGGGAAGAGGAGCTGAAAAGGAGCCTTTTCGCCTATGAGCTGAAGGAAAGGCTGCCCGTATACCCAAGGTTCATAAGGAGAGGGTGGCATGGCTCAAAGACCCGAAGGCTGACTGCTGCCCTGGCCAGCGAGGACGGTCTGCGGCGAAAAAGTATATCTTCCAGGGAATGGTGGTGA
- a CDS encoding NAD(P)-dependent glycerol-1-phosphate dehydrogenase: protein MELPRIVAVGNEAILELPQICSYLHLEGPGLIVTGPHTDDVVGKTILELLNSGGFEPQTLICTASKLEEVDRAEARAREIEAGFLIGAGGGRSIDIAKIASMRTNIPFLSLPTAASHDGICSSQASLTVNGEAVSLPAQSPLAIVADTGIIARAPARLLAAGCGDIISNYTAILDWQLAHRLRSEEFSEYASALSGMTAKMIVERASDIRPGLEESAKIVVKALISSGVAMSIAGSSRPASGSEHKFAHSINRIAPRRGLHGELCGLGTIMMMYLHGKDWKMIREALAQVGAPTSADQIGLDAETVVEALVNAHRIRPERYTILDSGLNRDAAARAAEATGVI from the coding sequence ATGGAGCTGCCGCGGATAGTGGCCGTGGGAAACGAGGCGATATTGGAGCTGCCCCAGATCTGCTCTTATCTGCATCTGGAGGGGCCCGGACTCATCGTCACCGGGCCTCATACCGATGATGTGGTGGGAAAGACCATCTTAGAGCTGCTGAACTCAGGAGGTTTCGAGCCCCAAACCCTCATCTGCACGGCATCAAAGCTTGAGGAGGTGGATCGCGCAGAGGCCAGGGCAAGGGAGATTGAGGCCGGCTTTCTCATCGGCGCTGGTGGGGGCAGATCCATCGATATAGCCAAGATCGCCTCCATGAGAACGAATATTCCCTTCCTCTCCCTGCCCACCGCCGCTTCGCACGATGGCATCTGCTCCTCCCAGGCCTCATTGACGGTTAACGGAGAGGCGGTGTCCCTGCCCGCCCAATCACCCCTCGCCATCGTCGCTGACACCGGGATAATAGCTCGGGCTCCGGCCAGGCTTCTGGCCGCCGGCTGCGGAGACATAATCTCCAACTACACCGCCATCCTGGACTGGCAGCTTGCTCACCGACTGAGAAGCGAGGAGTTCAGCGAGTATGCCTCCGCCCTCTCCGGCATGACCGCTAAAATGATCGTCGAGCGTGCTTCTGATATCCGGCCAGGGCTGGAGGAATCGGCCAAGATCGTGGTAAAGGCTCTGATCTCCAGCGGGGTGGCGATGAGCATTGCCGGATCCTCCCGGCCGGCAAGCGGCTCGGAGCATAAGTTCGCCCATTCGATCAACCGCATAGCACCGAGAAGGGGCCTGCATGGTGAGCTCTGCGGCCTGGGAACCATAATGATGATGTATTTGCACGGCAAAGACTGGAAGATGATAAGAGAGGCACTGGCCCAGGTGGGAGCTCCCACCTCAGCCGACCAGATCGGGCTGGATGCAGAAACCGTGGTAGAGGCCCTGGTCAATGCCCATAGGATCAGGCCGGAGCGCTATACCATCCTGGACTCAGGACTGAACCGGGATGCAGCCGCCAGAGCGGCCGAGGCAACGGGAGTGATTTAG
- a CDS encoding cell division protein SepF translates to MAGFLEKLKLIGKSSEQDYIEVDLSQFEEPRGSNEIILRVAEMGRIEVLPEVKQEIYNGNIVLADIAGLKRDKAALDRAIGELKKAVEDVSGDIAGIGDDLIVLVPKGIKIDREKVVGGKD, encoded by the coding sequence ATGGCAGGATTTCTGGAAAAGCTCAAGCTCATTGGAAAGTCCAGCGAGCAGGATTACATAGAGGTGGATTTAAGCCAGTTCGAAGAGCCCAGGGGCTCGAATGAGATCATCCTGCGGGTGGCGGAGATGGGACGGATTGAGGTTCTGCCTGAGGTTAAGCAGGAGATCTACAACGGCAATATAGTCCTTGCGGACATCGCCGGCCTGAAGAGGGATAAAGCCGCCCTGGACAGAGCGATCGGTGAGCTGAAGAAGGCAGTCGAGGATGTATCCGGAGATATTGCTGGCATCGGCGACGACCTGATAGTTCTGGTTCCAAAGGGCATAAAGATTGACCGAGAAAAAGTGGTCGGAGGAAAGGATTGA
- a CDS encoding ABC transporter ATP-binding protein, which yields MALLQIKGVYKHFFADGKEMEALHDINLTIEENQFVCFIGPSGCGKTTLLRIVAGLEAPTSGAATIDGEPIVGPSPERGMVFQEYSLFPWRTILDNTVFGLELKGIDKAKREERGRQYLKMVGLEGFEKRYPHELSGGMKQRVAIARALVNDPKALLMDEPFGALDAQTRNTMQSELLRIWEEEKKTVLFVTHSVDEAIYLADAIVIMSARPGRIKDIIQIPLPRPRTRTSTEVNQIRDRILCDLRTEIASC from the coding sequence ATGGCTCTGCTGCAGATCAAAGGGGTATACAAGCACTTTTTCGCAGATGGCAAGGAGATGGAGGCTCTGCATGACATCAACCTGACCATCGAAGAGAATCAATTCGTCTGCTTCATAGGACCGTCGGGATGCGGAAAGACAACGCTGCTTCGCATAGTGGCCGGCCTGGAGGCGCCCACCTCTGGCGCCGCCACAATAGATGGAGAGCCCATAGTAGGCCCTTCGCCTGAGAGGGGCATGGTCTTCCAGGAGTACTCCCTCTTTCCCTGGCGGACAATCCTGGATAACACCGTATTCGGCCTGGAGCTCAAGGGCATCGATAAGGCCAAGAGAGAGGAGAGGGGAAGACAGTATCTGAAGATGGTCGGCCTGGAGGGATTTGAGAAGCGCTATCCTCATGAGCTTTCCGGGGGAATGAAGCAGAGGGTGGCCATCGCCAGAGCTCTGGTCAACGACCCCAAGGCCCTGCTCATGGATGAGCCTTTTGGAGCCCTGGACGCTCAGACCCGAAATACCATGCAGTCTGAGCTGCTCAGAATTTGGGAGGAGGAGAAGAAGACGGTACTATTCGTCACTCACAGCGTTGACGAGGCCATATATCTGGCGGATGCAATAGTGATCATGTCTGCCCGGCCGGGAAGGATAAAGGATATAATTCAGATCCCCCTCCCCAGGCCCAGGACTAGGACCAGCACTGAGGTCAACCAGATAAGGGATCGCATCCTCTGCGACCTGCGCACTGAGATTGCCAGCTGCTGA